The Etheostoma spectabile isolate EspeVRDwgs_2016 chromosome 1, UIUC_Espe_1.0, whole genome shotgun sequence genome has a segment encoding these proteins:
- the LOC116692162 gene encoding mesoderm posterior protein 1 has product MEVSYCYPLQLQDNSFLFDCESLLDKSYDPLAYDPALDPGYSSAGSSLSPTSSVDSFCFSPTSLQTAGNEQNILDSIVFKSPATPRHTNETQTLPCSRSSNPNTSTTKKSRSRYPGKKRQTASEREKLRMRDLTKALQHLRTYLPPSVAPAGQTLTKIDTLRLTIRYISYLSAQLGLSEEVLEQRSSGFVEQPRNLSQFLGQPTASYSPQEPDCNSMSPAQLSSLQHSYQVRSYRGHTIPHIS; this is encoded by the coding sequence atGGAGGTGTCCTACTGCTATCCTCTCCAGCTCCAGGACAACTCCTTCCTGTTTGACTGCGAGTCCTTGCTGGACAAATCCTATGATCCTCTTGCCTACGATCCAGCCTTGGACCCGGGCTACTCCAGTGCTGGCAGCAGCCTGTCTCCCACCTCTTCTGTGGACTCCTTCTGCTTCTCCCCTACCTCCCTCCAGACTGCCGGAAATGAACAAAACATATTGGACAGCATTGTCTTTAAAAGCCCTGCAACGCCTCGTCATACCAACGAGACACAGACTCTACCCTGCTCAAGATCCTCCAATCCAAACACCTCCACCACAAAGAAATCCAGATCCAGGTATCCGGGGAAGAAGCGCCAGACAGCCAGCGAGAGAGAAAAGCTGAGGATGAGGGATCTGACCAAGGCCCTGCAACACCTCAGGACGTACCTGCCGCCCTCAGTGGCGCCAGCCGGACAGACCCTGACCAAGATCGATACGCTGCGCCTCACCATCCGTTACATCTCTTACCTGTCGGCTCAGCTGGGCCTCAGCGAGGAGGTGCTGGAACAGAGGTCCTCAGGTTTTGTGGAGCAGCCCCGAAACCTGAGCCAGTTCCTGGGTCAGCCAACAGCCAGCTACAGCCCACAAGAACCAGACTGTAACTCCATGAGCCCAGCCCAGCTGTCCTCTCTGCAGCACTCATATCAGGTACGTTCATATCGTGGTCATACAATTCCACACATTTCATAG